Proteins encoded by one window of Coleofasciculus chthonoplastes PCC 7420:
- a CDS encoding SpoIIE family protein phosphatase — translation MNDRVQANRRKLAAQLRNQKIGQKLNIAFGILMVMTFLVIGRNYLGGREAQVNINRTQNTRVPTALASAQAQANLLKMLSQVRAYVATGDPEYRYRYQGSRQKFEADLAQMEVLANHSASDIRDRVGKLKQTYQVWSQLPDQLIALRDDLLENQPALKLLDSQGKKPIIIIQREIEEMLDDQQTRSPSATNTALLRDMAEFQSSFALLISALQSYLVTRSPSFRFEYNALAQANQNAWQELVKKQQFLTAKQRTSFDEIANRRTEFFRLPPRMFEIVESDRYRQELFLLKTKAEPLAEDMLNQLDQIVTAQQLMLAQELKKANHSLNQAQLQTLIWGIFALILAIAMAFWLRRQIAEPIKRLTVVTRRLQDGDLSVKAAVNSTDEVGELADSFNCMSGQLQHAFVTLEDKVTERTAQLATANQEIQALNQKLKTENLRMSAQLDIVRQMQHLILPKTEELNCIEGLDIAGFMEPADEVGGDYYDVLYSDGVVTIGIGDVTGHGLESGILMLMTQMGVRTLKEIRETDPVRFLDTLNRTIYKNIQRMNSDKNLTLAILNYAQGQVSVSGQHEETIVVREGGKIERIDTINLGFPIGLEYEISEFIHHTLVPLNPGDGIVLYTDGITEAENINRIQYGIEKLCQVVHQNWQKSAEEIKQAVIDDVRRHIGQQKVFDDITLLVLKQQ, via the coding sequence TTGAATGATCGAGTTCAAGCTAACCGTCGGAAACTAGCCGCTCAGCTGCGTAATCAGAAAATTGGACAAAAATTAAATATTGCCTTTGGTATTTTAATGGTGATGACGTTTCTGGTGATTGGGCGAAATTATTTGGGGGGGCGAGAGGCTCAAGTCAATATCAATCGAACCCAGAATACACGAGTTCCTACCGCCCTAGCTTCCGCCCAAGCCCAGGCAAATTTGCTGAAAATGTTGTCCCAAGTGCGAGCGTATGTAGCCACGGGAGATCCGGAGTACCGCTACCGCTACCAAGGATCGAGACAGAAGTTTGAAGCCGATTTAGCCCAAATGGAGGTGCTGGCGAACCACTCCGCCTCTGATATTCGCGATCGCGTCGGTAAACTAAAACAAACGTATCAGGTTTGGTCGCAACTCCCCGATCAGTTAATCGCCTTGCGAGATGACTTGCTGGAAAATCAACCCGCCTTAAAACTTTTGGATAGCCAAGGGAAAAAACCGATTATTATTATTCAGCGAGAGATAGAAGAAATGCTCGATGATCAACAGACGCGATCGCCTTCCGCTACTAACACGGCTCTCCTCAGAGATATGGCTGAGTTTCAAAGTAGTTTTGCTCTCCTCATCTCTGCCTTACAAAGCTACTTAGTCACTCGTTCTCCTTCCTTTCGCTTTGAGTACAATGCTCTGGCTCAAGCTAACCAAAATGCTTGGCAAGAGTTAGTGAAAAAACAACAATTTTTGACGGCTAAACAGCGCACCAGCTTTGATGAAATTGCCAACAGACGTACTGAATTCTTTCGTTTACCCCCACGAATGTTTGAAATTGTTGAAAGTGACCGCTATCGCCAAGAATTATTCTTACTGAAAACCAAAGCCGAACCGCTAGCTGAAGACATGTTGAACCAGCTTGATCAAATTGTTACAGCGCAGCAGTTAATGCTAGCTCAGGAATTAAAAAAAGCCAATCACAGTCTCAATCAAGCGCAATTGCAAACGCTAATTTGGGGAATTTTCGCCTTAATCCTTGCCATAGCTATGGCATTTTGGTTACGCCGACAAATTGCTGAACCGATTAAACGACTGACAGTCGTAACCCGTCGCCTCCAAGATGGGGATTTGAGTGTTAAAGCGGCGGTTAATTCAACCGATGAAGTGGGGGAACTGGCTGACTCATTTAACTGTATGTCAGGACAACTTCAGCACGCCTTTGTCACCTTAGAAGATAAAGTCACCGAACGCACCGCCCAACTCGCAACAGCGAATCAAGAGATTCAGGCGCTCAATCAGAAGCTGAAAACTGAAAATCTCCGCATGAGCGCTCAACTGGATATTGTCCGTCAAATGCAACATCTAATCCTACCCAAAACAGAGGAACTAAACTGTATTGAAGGACTCGATATTGCTGGATTTATGGAACCCGCCGATGAAGTAGGAGGTGATTATTATGATGTACTCTACAGCGACGGTGTTGTCACTATTGGTATCGGTGATGTTACCGGACACGGACTCGAAAGTGGTATTTTAATGCTGATGACTCAAATGGGTGTCCGCACGCTCAAAGAAATTCGCGAAACTGATCCGGTTAGATTTTTGGATACGCTTAACCGTACCATTTATAAAAATATTCAACGGATGAACTCGGACAAAAATCTGACATTAGCGATTCTTAATTATGCCCAAGGTCAAGTCAGCGTAAGTGGTCAACATGAAGAAACTATTGTAGTGCGAGAGGGTGGCAAAATAGAGCGAATTGACACCATCAATTTAGGGTTTCCCATTGGTTTGGAGTATGAAATTTCCGAATTTATTCATCATACTCTCGTACCACTCAATCCGGGTGATGGGATTGTCCTTTATACGGATGGGATTACCGAAGCCGAAAACATAAACCGGATTCAGTATGGGATAGAAAAGCTTTGTCAGGTGGTGCATCAAAATTGGCAAAAGTCGGCGGAGGAGATTAAGCAGGCGGTGATTGATGATGTACGGCGACACATTGGTCAGCAGAAAGTGTTTGATGATATTACGTTGTTGGTGCTGAAGCAACAATAA
- a CDS encoding pentapeptide repeat-containing protein → MDANEFRSRYAAGERSFQNADLRDADLRDADLRDTDLRGADLMGANLRNADLSDANLRDAKLIGADLSKADLIIATLSNADLRDANLKDANLIGSKLGVANLRYANLSGANLSGAELSCADMSHSSLMIAYLSGANLIKANLSNADLTGANLSITNMIGVNLTNANLSGVNLSGANLIEANLTEAKLNGANLGRSNLAYAKLTAAILKDADLSDANLAGTDLTNVKLDSTKLEGTILEVTSLNLVE, encoded by the coding sequence ATGGATGCAAACGAATTTCGGTCACGTTATGCAGCAGGAGAGCGAAGTTTCCAGAATGCTGACCTGCGTGATGCCGACTTGCGTGATGCTGACTTGCGCGATACTGACTTACGAGGGGCTGACCTCATGGGGGCTAACCTGCGTAATGCTGACCTCAGTGATGCTAACTTACGAGATGCCAAACTAATTGGAGCGGATCTCAGTAAAGCTGATCTAATTATTGCCACGCTCAGTAATGCGGATCTCAGAGATGCTAACCTCAAGGATGCGAATTTGATTGGCAGCAAGCTTGGCGTTGCCAACCTGCGGTATGCCAATCTCAGTGGCGCTAACTTAAGTGGGGCTGAACTAAGTTGTGCGGATATGAGTCATAGCAGCCTGATGATTGCTTACCTGAGTGGCGCTAACTTGATCAAAGCGAATTTGAGTAACGCGGATCTCACCGGCGCTAATCTCAGTATCACCAATATGATTGGAGTCAACCTCACAAATGCTAATCTGAGTGGGGTTAACTTGAGTGGGGCGAACCTCATTGAAGCTAATCTCACAGAAGCTAAACTGAATGGAGCCAATTTAGGTCGGTCTAATTTAGCTTATGCCAAGCTAACGGCGGCGATTCTCAAAGATGCTGATTTAAGCGACGCCAATTTAGCCGGGACGGACTTGACAAATGTAAAACTTGATAGCACCAAACTAGAAGGGACAATCCTAGAGGTCACATCTTTAAACTTAGTGGAATGA
- a CDS encoding pentapeptide repeat-containing protein — translation MDATEIRSRYAAGERNFRSVNLIGADLNQADLSYSDLSGANLSEANLQGANLTGADLIFTTLSDADLNGANLSEANLIGAKMGVANLSEANLIGANLISAELSGANLKSASLSRAYLSDASLIKVNLSDANLSGANLSITNLIGADLSGANLISADLNGANLIEANLSGANLSEAKLYRANLAHAKLNGALLCHADLRDANLASADLTDANLDQAKLEGTLISLTGDSQTSSVS, via the coding sequence ATGGATGCTACAGAAATTCGGTCGCGTTATGCCGCAGGTGAAAGAAATTTTCGCAGTGTCAATCTGATTGGTGCTGACCTAAACCAAGCTGACCTAAGTTATTCTGACTTGAGTGGTGCTAATCTAAGCGAAGCTAATTTGCAAGGTGCCAATCTAACGGGTGCAGATCTCATTTTTACCACCCTCAGTGATGCGGATTTGAATGGGGCTAACTTGAGTGAGGCAAACCTGATTGGCGCCAAGATGGGTGTTGCTAACCTGAGCGAGGCAAATCTGATCGGTGCCAACTTAATCAGTGCAGAACTCAGTGGTGCTAACCTCAAGAGTGCCAGCCTGAGTCGCGCTTATCTGAGTGATGCGAGTTTAATTAAAGTTAACTTGAGCGACGCTAACTTAAGCGGTGCTAATCTAAGTATTACCAATCTCATCGGAGCGGATCTCAGTGGTGCGAACCTAATTAGTGCTGATCTCAATGGGGCTAACTTGATTGAAGCCAATCTCAGTGGTGCCAATTTAAGTGAAGCCAAATTGTATCGAGCCAACCTAGCTCATGCCAAGCTTAATGGAGCATTATTGTGTCATGCCGATCTGCGCGACGCCAACTTAGCTAGCGCGGATTTGACCGATGCCAATCTAGATCAAGCTAAGCTAGAAGGAACCTTGATCAGTTTGACTGGAGATTCCCAAACCAGTTCCGTGAGTTAG
- a CDS encoding carbon-nitrogen hydrolase family protein — protein MKSYLAAAVQMTSLPDLEKNLVEAETLIELAVRQGAELITLPENFSFLGKEEDKVAQADAIALQSEKFLKTMAQRFQITLLGGGFPVPVDNTKVYNTALLLDPNGVELVRYQKVHLFDVNVPDGNTYQESSTVMPGDQLPPVCHSETLGNLGLSVCYDVRFPELYRHLAYKGADILFVPAAFTAYTGKDHWQVLLQARAIENTCYVIAPAQTGRHYAMRKTHGHAMIVDPWGVILADAGDQPGVAIAEINPTRLEQVRRQMPSLEHRVFI, from the coding sequence ATGAAGTCTTATCTTGCCGCTGCTGTGCAAATGACAAGCTTGCCTGACCTAGAGAAGAATCTGGTTGAGGCAGAAACATTGATTGAACTGGCGGTGCGCCAAGGCGCTGAGCTGATTACTTTACCAGAAAACTTCTCGTTCCTCGGTAAAGAAGAAGACAAAGTGGCGCAAGCTGACGCGATCGCCCTCCAGAGTGAAAAATTCCTCAAAACCATGGCACAGCGCTTCCAAATCACTCTGCTTGGGGGAGGATTTCCTGTGCCTGTAGACAATACAAAAGTTTACAACACCGCCTTGCTCCTCGATCCCAATGGCGTCGAACTGGTGCGTTATCAAAAAGTTCACTTATTCGATGTGAATGTTCCCGATGGCAATACCTATCAAGAATCGAGTACGGTGATGCCAGGGGATCAACTACCACCTGTTTGCCACTCCGAAACATTGGGTAACTTAGGACTATCGGTGTGCTATGATGTTCGCTTCCCTGAACTTTACCGTCATTTAGCCTATAAAGGGGCTGACATTTTGTTTGTTCCGGCTGCCTTTACCGCGTATACGGGAAAAGATCATTGGCAAGTCCTACTCCAAGCACGAGCCATTGAAAACACCTGTTACGTGATTGCACCCGCCCAAACGGGACGTCATTACGCCATGCGTAAAACCCACGGGCACGCCATGATTGTTGACCCTTGGGGGGTGATCTTAGCCGATGCTGGCGATCAACCGGGTGTCGCGATCGCAGAAATTAATCCGACTCGCCTTGAACAAGTTCGCCGCCAGATGCCATCCCTAGAACATCGGGTTTTCATCTGA
- a CDS encoding RNA-guided endonuclease InsQ/TnpB family protein: MRHQAIKVRLYPTTEQQVILAQHFGCSRWWWNHALNLCIETYQLTGKGLSQSALNAFLPKLKKQERTEWLSECYSQVLQATTLNLVTAYRNFFEGRAKYPRFKAKKNKQSIQYPQSVKVVDDCLKFPGRVGVVKAKIHRPIEGTIKTVTVSMTPSGKYFASILMELEGNNPPTNTDGKVAGIDLGLKDFAIVNDGCKTSKYANPKHLAKHERNLKRKQRKLDRKEKGSKSRNKARKRVAMVHERVSNVRQDYLHKLSRKLVDDNQVIVVESLNTKGMVRNHKLAKAISDVGWGMFVNFLSYKLEKEGKVLVEIDRWFPSSKLCSSCHYQVNEMPLEVRTWTCPNCGTHHDRDGNASANIRAEGIRMLRQAQQHLSVSGTGTAAVGVACAKRIGGEVRPKLGRKSKLRHSPMKSEAPASTK; the protein is encoded by the coding sequence ATGCGACATCAAGCCATCAAAGTCAGGCTGTACCCGACAACTGAACAACAGGTGATATTAGCTCAACACTTTGGTTGTAGCCGTTGGTGGTGGAATCATGCACTCAATCTGTGCATTGAAACCTACCAGCTAACGGGTAAAGGCTTGAGTCAATCAGCATTGAATGCTTTCTTACCCAAGCTCAAAAAACAAGAGAGGACTGAATGGTTATCTGAGTGCTATTCTCAGGTATTACAGGCTACTACGCTCAACCTAGTAACTGCTTATCGAAACTTTTTCGAGGGTAGAGCCAAATACCCAAGGTTCAAGGCTAAAAAGAATAAGCAGTCCATTCAGTATCCCCAATCAGTTAAGGTTGTTGATGATTGCCTTAAATTTCCGGGTCGTGTTGGCGTAGTCAAAGCTAAAATACACCGACCAATTGAAGGAACTATCAAAACAGTAACTGTCAGTATGACCCCATCGGGTAAGTATTTTGCTTCTATCTTGATGGAGTTAGAAGGGAATAACCCACCGACTAACACCGATGGTAAAGTCGCTGGAATTGATTTAGGGTTAAAGGATTTTGCCATCGTCAATGATGGGTGCAAAACCTCTAAATACGCTAATCCCAAACATTTAGCCAAACATGAGCGTAACCTCAAGCGGAAGCAACGGAAATTAGACAGAAAGGAGAAAGGAAGCAAGTCACGAAATAAAGCCAGAAAACGGGTAGCTATGGTTCACGAACGAGTTAGTAATGTCCGTCAAGACTACTTACACAAGCTGTCTAGAAAGCTAGTTGACGATAACCAAGTCATTGTAGTCGAAAGTCTAAATACTAAGGGCATGGTTCGGAACCACAAACTAGCTAAAGCAATTTCTGATGTAGGCTGGGGAATGTTTGTCAACTTTTTATCTTACAAGCTCGAAAAAGAGGGTAAGGTACTGGTAGAGATTGACCGATGGTTCCCTAGTTCTAAACTCTGTTCAAGCTGCCACTATCAGGTAAACGAGATGCCCTTAGAGGTCAGGACTTGGACTTGTCCTAACTGCGGCACTCATCATGATAGAGATGGTAATGCTTCAGCAAATATCAGAGCGGAAGGCATCAGAATGCTTCGACAGGCTCAGCAACATTTATCGGTCTCAGGGACTGGGACTGCTGCTGTTGGCGTAGCCTGCGCGAAGCGCATAGGAGGGGAAGTAAGACCAAAGCTTGGGCGCAAGTCTAAGCTGCGGCATTCCCCAATGAAGTCAGAAGCTCCGGCTTCTACGAAGTAA
- a CDS encoding class I SAM-dependent methyltransferase codes for MIDETLSKERQFHDTWAAAIDVDGIRVADYFEACTAPENRFILQQLGDIRGKRLLDLGCGAGENSVYFAQKGANCVAADYSAGMVDVALKLAAANGVNVEGHTANAMALDFADNTFDIVYASNLLHHIPDPKIALKEMHRVLKPGGKACFWDPLKHNPVINVYRRIATEVRTDDEMPLDINITKVVKSLFSQVSYDTFWLASLWIFLRFYLIEKVDPNKERYWKKIIIEYERLNPTYRRLETIDQSLKKIPLMKRLAWNIAVVATK; via the coding sequence ATGATTGACGAAACTCTCAGCAAAGAACGCCAGTTTCATGATACCTGGGCAGCCGCCATTGATGTCGATGGCATTCGCGTGGCTGATTATTTTGAAGCCTGTACCGCCCCAGAAAACCGCTTTATTCTGCAACAACTGGGCGATATTCGCGGCAAACGTCTCTTAGATTTAGGCTGTGGTGCGGGTGAAAATAGTGTTTATTTTGCCCAAAAAGGAGCGAATTGTGTCGCCGCAGACTATTCAGCAGGAATGGTAGACGTGGCGCTAAAATTAGCAGCGGCTAACGGCGTTAACGTTGAAGGACATACAGCGAATGCTATGGCGCTGGATTTTGCCGACAATACGTTTGATATTGTTTATGCCTCCAATTTATTGCACCATATTCCTGATCCCAAAATCGCACTAAAGGAAATGCACCGTGTTCTCAAACCCGGAGGAAAAGCCTGTTTTTGGGACCCCCTGAAGCATAATCCTGTGATTAATGTCTATCGGCGTATAGCAACTGAGGTGCGTACCGATGATGAAATGCCCTTGGATATTAATATTACCAAAGTGGTTAAGTCTCTTTTTTCGCAAGTAAGCTATGATACATTTTGGCTGGCAAGCCTTTGGATTTTCTTGCGCTTCTATTTAATTGAAAAGGTTGATCCCAATAAGGAACGTTACTGGAAAAAGATTATTATCGAATATGAACGATTAAATCCGACGTATCGGCGGCTGGAGACAATTGATCAGAGTCTAAAAAAGATTCCTTTGATGAAACGGTTGGCGTGGAATATCGCTGTTGTCGCGACGAAGTAA
- a CDS encoding Uma2 family endonuclease yields the protein MSVTIPIRAIKLTPGSTIQISDVSWQDFERILVELGEHRNTRIAYYQSILSIMSPLAIHERPHRIIADIVKTILDSQERDWEDFGSTTFKRPVIAGVEPDTCLYIQNANRVQGCTAMDLDIYPPPDLAIECDVTSKTTLDAYAALGVPEVWIYRHHQLRIYIFRNGDYSLSPETAIFRDMSITELIPPLVQQAIEQGTSRMLRELRRQLRR from the coding sequence TTGAGTGTCACTATTCCCATTCGCGCCATTAAACTAACTCCAGGTAGCACCATTCAGATTTCTGACGTATCTTGGCAAGACTTTGAACGAATTCTGGTAGAGTTAGGCGAACACCGTAACACCCGCATCGCCTACTACCAAAGCATTCTCTCAATCATGTCCCCGTTAGCCATTCATGAACGTCCCCATCGCATCATTGCCGATATTGTTAAAACGATTCTAGATAGCCAAGAGCGGGATTGGGAGGACTTTGGTTCAACAACCTTCAAACGTCCAGTTATTGCTGGTGTTGAACCCGATACCTGTCTCTATATCCAGAACGCCAACCGTGTCCAAGGTTGCACGGCTATGGATTTAGACATTTACCCACCCCCAGATCTGGCTATTGAGTGTGATGTTACCTCAAAAACTACCCTTGACGCCTACGCCGCTTTAGGAGTTCCAGAAGTTTGGATTTATCGTCATCACCAGCTTAGGATATATATTTTCCGCAATGGCGACTATAGTCTTTCCCCAGAAACAGCAATCTTTCGTGATATGTCAATTACCGAACTAATTCCCCCATTGGTACAACAAGCCATTGAACAAGGAACCAGTCGGATGTTGCGGGAATTGAGACGACAACTGCGTCGATGA
- a CDS encoding 2-isopropylmalate synthase, whose translation MNTQPNRIIIFDTTLRDGEQCPGATLNVEEKLTIARQLARLGVDVIEAGFPYASVGDFEAVQKIAQTVGVESGPTICGLARATRQDIEAAAKALKPAAHGRIHTFIATSDIHLKYKLKKTRQDVLAIAEEMVAYAKSFVEDVEFSPEDAGRSDPEFLYEVLERAIAAGATTVNIPDTVGYTTPTEFGGLIRGIKENVPNIDQAIISVHGHNDLGLAVANFLEAVKNGARQLECTINGIGERAGNAALEELVMALHVRRQFYNPYFGRPPESEESLTNIDTRQIYKTSRLVSNLTGMLVQPNKAIVGANAFAHESGIHQDGVLKNKLTYEIMDAKLIGLTDNQIVLGKHSGRNAFRSRLKELGFDLSETELNKAFVRFKEVADKKKDVSDWDLEALVNDEISQVPELFHLELVQVSCGDHARPTATVTLRTPEGEELMDAAIGTGPVDAVYKAINRVVNVPNELIEYSVQSVTAGIDALGEVTIRLRYNSRVFSGHAANTDIIVASAQAYVNALNRLYGWLQGQRQQESDRETDKAVASV comes from the coding sequence ATGAACACACAACCCAATCGAATTATTATTTTTGATACCACGCTGCGCGATGGCGAACAGTGTCCTGGAGCCACATTAAATGTAGAGGAGAAACTAACGATCGCACGGCAACTAGCACGACTCGGTGTGGATGTGATTGAAGCGGGGTTCCCCTATGCCAGTGTCGGTGACTTTGAGGCGGTGCAAAAGATTGCCCAAACCGTCGGTGTGGAGTCGGGACCAACAATTTGTGGGTTAGCCAGAGCCACTCGTCAGGATATCGAAGCCGCCGCCAAAGCCCTCAAACCCGCTGCCCATGGGCGAATTCATACATTTATTGCCACATCCGATATTCATCTAAAATATAAACTGAAAAAGACTCGACAAGACGTATTGGCGATCGCCGAGGAAATGGTGGCGTATGCCAAATCCTTTGTCGAGGATGTGGAGTTTTCCCCCGAAGACGCAGGGCGTTCTGATCCAGAGTTTCTCTACGAAGTGCTAGAACGTGCGATCGCGGCGGGGGCGACAACGGTGAATATTCCCGATACCGTAGGCTACACCACCCCCACTGAGTTTGGCGGATTGATTCGCGGGATTAAAGAAAATGTCCCCAATATCGACCAAGCGATTATCTCCGTTCATGGTCACAATGACCTAGGATTAGCCGTTGCCAACTTCCTGGAAGCGGTGAAAAATGGGGCGCGACAGTTAGAATGTACGATTAACGGCATTGGCGAACGGGCAGGAAATGCCGCATTAGAAGAACTCGTCATGGCATTACACGTCCGGCGACAATTTTACAACCCCTATTTTGGACGTCCTCCGGAGTCAGAGGAGTCCTTAACCAATATTGACACGCGCCAGATTTACAAAACCTCGCGGTTAGTCTCAAATTTAACCGGAATGTTAGTACAACCGAATAAGGCAATTGTCGGCGCAAACGCCTTTGCCCACGAATCGGGTATTCACCAAGATGGCGTCCTCAAAAATAAGCTGACTTACGAAATCATGGATGCCAAGTTAATCGGTTTAACTGATAATCAGATTGTCTTAGGTAAGCATTCTGGGCGCAACGCCTTCCGCAGCCGCCTGAAGGAATTGGGGTTTGATCTGTCTGAGACGGAGTTGAATAAGGCATTTGTCCGCTTTAAAGAAGTGGCAGATAAGAAAAAAGACGTATCGGATTGGGATTTAGAGGCACTGGTTAACGACGAAATCAGCCAAGTTCCCGAACTGTTCCATTTGGAATTAGTTCAGGTATCCTGTGGGGATCATGCTCGTCCTACGGCTACTGTAACCTTACGCACCCCAGAAGGTGAAGAATTGATGGATGCGGCGATTGGTACCGGTCCAGTGGATGCGGTGTATAAAGCGATTAACCGGGTGGTGAATGTTCCCAACGAACTGATTGAATATTCGGTGCAGTCAGTGACAGCCGGGATTGACGCCCTAGGGGAAGTCACAATTCGGCTACGTTATAACAGTCGCGTCTTTTCCGGTCATGCTGCCAATACCGATATTATTGTGGCATCAGCCCAAGCTTATGTGAATGCCCTAAACCGACTCTATGGTTGGTTACAGGGGCAACGTCAACAAGAGAGCGATCGCGAAACCGATAAAGCGGTAGCCTCAGTTTAA
- a CDS encoding LabA-like NYN domain-containing protein: protein MPCSMNRISIFVDGNNMFYAQQKNGWFFDPKRVLEYFRKEPHIVLVNAFWYTGLKDPQDQRGFRDALISLGYTVRTKILKEYYDDSSGRYSQKANLDIEIVVDMFNTVEQYDRVILFSGDGDFERAIELLRSKNTHITVVSTEGMIARELRNATDRYIDLNDIRDYIEKTDS, encoded by the coding sequence ATGCCTTGCTCGATGAACCGTATTTCTATTTTTGTTGATGGGAATAATATGTTCTATGCTCAACAAAAAAATGGCTGGTTCTTTGATCCAAAGCGGGTCTTAGAATATTTTAGAAAAGAACCCCATATTGTTCTGGTTAATGCATTTTGGTATACCGGATTAAAAGATCCTCAAGATCAGCGCGGATTTAGAGATGCCTTAATTAGCCTAGGTTACACCGTCCGAACTAAAATTTTAAAAGAGTATTATGATGATAGTTCGGGTCGCTACTCCCAAAAAGCTAATCTTGATATAGAAATTGTTGTTGATATGTTTAATACTGTAGAACAGTATGACCGAGTTATTCTGTTTAGTGGAGATGGTGATTTTGAACGGGCAATCGAGTTGCTGCGTTCAAAAAATACTCACATTACAGTCGTATCAACGGAAGGAATGATTGCTAGAGAATTAAGAAATGCTACAGATCGGTATATCGACTTAAATGATATACGTGATTATATCGAGAAAACGGATTCTTGA
- a CDS encoding sulfurtransferase: protein MTDHPFIISTQFLKEHLDDPQVVVIDCRFALADPQQGYKEYQTSHIPGAYYLDLNQDLSAPVERHGGRHPLPDPNRIAEKLAAIGVRFGETLVVAYDDSRFAFAARLWWLLRYLGHDRVAVLDGGWGAWQSQGYPVTDAILEPQPGQFMPQVRSDWVVDINGVKTRKDLPEVALVDSRARDRYLGEHEPIDPVAGHIPGAMNYPWQEVTNAQGYLHSPDQQKQRWQDIQDKSDIIVYCGSGVTACVNLLSLELAGTGRGKLYAGSWSDWCSYLAETSV from the coding sequence ATGACTGATCATCCTTTTATTATTTCAACCCAATTTCTAAAAGAACACCTCGATGATCCGCAAGTGGTTGTCATTGATTGCCGTTTTGCCCTTGCTGATCCGCAACAGGGATATAAAGAGTATCAGACGAGTCACATCCCAGGAGCGTATTACTTGGATTTGAACCAAGATCTGTCTGCCCCTGTGGAACGTCATGGCGGGCGTCATCCCTTACCTGATCCCAACCGAATTGCCGAAAAACTTGCCGCGATTGGGGTCAGATTCGGTGAAACCTTAGTCGTGGCTTATGATGATTCCCGTTTTGCGTTTGCGGCGCGTCTGTGGTGGTTACTGCGTTACCTGGGACACGATCGCGTTGCGGTACTGGATGGTGGCTGGGGCGCATGGCAATCTCAAGGGTATCCAGTAACCGATGCGATACTGGAACCTCAACCGGGGCAGTTTATGCCGCAAGTGCGCTCTGACTGGGTGGTTGATATCAACGGGGTCAAAACTCGGAAAGATTTACCTGAAGTGGCTTTGGTTGATTCACGGGCACGCGATCGCTATTTAGGAGAGCATGAACCGATTGACCCCGTTGCGGGTCATATTCCTGGGGCGATGAATTACCCTTGGCAAGAGGTGACTAATGCTCAAGGTTATCTCCACTCCCCTGATCAGCAAAAACAGCGATGGCAGGATATCCAAGATAAATCAGACATCATTGTTTATTGTGGCTCTGGAGTCACCGCCTGCGTGAATCTCTTATCTCTGGAATTAGCCGGAACAGGAAGGGGTAAGCTTTATGCTGGAAGTTGGAGCGACTGGTGTTCTTACTTAGCAGAAACCTCTGTTTGA